In Modestobacter versicolor, a single genomic region encodes these proteins:
- a CDS encoding trans-aconitate 2-methyltransferase, whose product MQTPGAWDPAAYLRFAGERARPFAELVSRVGADDPRVVVDLGCGDGSVTATLAQRWPDAAVTGVDSSPSMLAAAQAYAVPGRLRFTPGDLREWRAAEPVDVLVSNAALHWVPGHGPLLSRWAGELAPEGWLAVQVPGNQEAPTHALLAALVGSPRWAARLAPGDDAVLDPAAVLTPAGYLDVLTGAGLVADVWETTYLHVLTGEDPVLRWVSGTVLRPVLARLSPPDADELTTEYSAALRAAYPRQDDGTTVLPFRRVFAVGHRPG is encoded by the coding sequence GTGCAGACCCCCGGCGCCTGGGACCCCGCGGCCTACCTGCGGTTCGCCGGGGAGCGCGCCCGGCCCTTCGCCGAGCTGGTGTCCCGGGTCGGCGCCGACGACCCGCGGGTCGTGGTCGACCTCGGCTGCGGCGACGGCTCGGTGACCGCGACGCTCGCCCAGCGCTGGCCGGACGCGGCGGTCACCGGGGTCGACAGCTCGCCGTCGATGCTGGCCGCGGCGCAGGCGTACGCGGTGCCGGGCCGGCTCCGGTTCACCCCCGGGGACCTGCGCGAGTGGCGGGCCGCCGAGCCGGTGGACGTGCTGGTGAGCAACGCGGCGCTGCACTGGGTGCCCGGGCACGGTCCGCTGCTGTCCCGGTGGGCCGGCGAGCTGGCTCCGGAGGGCTGGCTGGCGGTGCAGGTGCCCGGCAACCAGGAGGCGCCGACGCACGCGCTGCTCGCCGCGCTGGTCGGGTCACCGCGGTGGGCGGCGCGGCTGGCACCCGGGGACGACGCCGTGCTGGACCCGGCCGCCGTCCTGACCCCGGCCGGGTACCTGGACGTGCTGACCGGCGCCGGCCTGGTCGCCGACGTGTGGGAGACGACGTACCTGCACGTGCTGACCGGCGAGGACCCGGTGCTGCGCTGGGTGTCGGGGACGGTGCTGCGCCCGGTGCTCGCCCGGCTGTCGCCGCCGGACGCCGACGAGCTCACCACCGAGTACTCCGCCGCGCTGCGGGCGGCCTATCCCCGGCAGGACGACGGGACGACGGTGCTGCCGTTCCGGCGCGTGTTCGCCGTGGGCCACCGCCCCGGCTGA
- a CDS encoding class I SAM-dependent methyltransferase, whose translation MEGWQERRTSFGSVAAEYAALRPGYPADAVAFLLGERPLRVLDLGAGTGLLTDVLLAAGHEVVAVDLSGPMLDQLRARLPQVPTAVGGAEAVPLPDADVDAVVAGQAAHWFDPAPAAAELRRVLRPGGVVGLVWNTRDERVPWVRALGELLAEESRDHEADQGVVDRFAAELPATVATFDSGTVQHVTPEQVVAGIGTRSYVATMDGAGRERFLGRVRDLLAAHPDTRGQAQLELPYTTRAYRLTPR comes from the coding sequence ATGGAGGGCTGGCAGGAGCGGCGGACGTCGTTCGGGTCGGTGGCTGCCGAGTACGCCGCGCTGCGCCCGGGCTACCCGGCCGACGCGGTCGCCTTCCTGCTGGGGGAGCGGCCGCTGCGGGTGCTCGACCTGGGGGCCGGCACCGGTCTGCTGACCGACGTGCTGCTCGCCGCCGGGCACGAGGTGGTCGCCGTCGACCTGTCCGGCCCGATGCTCGACCAGCTGCGGGCCCGGCTGCCGCAGGTCCCGACGGCGGTCGGGGGAGCCGAGGCCGTCCCGCTGCCCGACGCGGACGTCGACGCCGTCGTCGCCGGGCAGGCGGCGCACTGGTTCGACCCGGCGCCCGCCGCGGCCGAGCTGCGCCGGGTGCTGCGGCCCGGCGGCGTGGTCGGGCTGGTCTGGAACACCCGCGACGAGCGGGTGCCGTGGGTGCGGGCGCTCGGTGAGCTGCTCGCGGAGGAGAGCCGCGACCACGAGGCGGACCAGGGCGTCGTCGACCGCTTCGCCGCGGAGCTGCCGGCCACGGTGGCCACCTTCGACTCCGGCACCGTCCAGCACGTCACGCCCGAGCAGGTCGTCGCCGGCATCGGCACCCGCAGCTACGTCGCCACCATGGACGGCGCCGGGCGCGAGCGGTTCCTGGGCCGGGTCCGCGACCTGCTGGCCGCCCACCCCGACACCCGCGGCCAGGCCCAGCTCGAGCTGCCGTACACGACCCGCGCGTACCGCCTGACCCCGCGCTGA
- the topA gene encoding type I DNA topoisomerase — translation MPPTKTTKSASSTSDRAPRKRTAASGGKPLVIVESPAKAKTIAGYLGSDYVVEASIGHIRDLPRNAADVPAAHKGESWARLGVNVDNGFEPLYVVSPDRRQQVSRLKQLVKEASEIYLATDEDREGEAIAWHLIDTLKPTVPVRRMVFHEITREAIARAVASPRELDTALVDAQETRRILDRLYGYEVSPVLWKKVLPKLSAGRVQSVATRIVVERERARMRFHAADYWSVEGTFDVVGQTTGTDAGEPRQLQASLVTVDDRRVASGRDFDPDTGRVTSDVVHLDEAGARGLAARLEGTRMAVSRVDERPYRRRPYAPFMTSTLQQEAGRKLGWSSAQTMRTAQRLYENGFITYMRTDSTNLSETALSAARNQARELYGDAYVPAEPRRYSKKAKGAQEAHEAIRPAGDSFRTPGQLAGQLARDEFRLYELIWQRTVASQMADAVGQTVSVRLAGRSSSDEAVEFATSGRTITFPGFLRAYVEGKDEDHSNDDAEADDAERRLPRLERGQPLDTRTLDPKGHTTTPPARYTEPSLVKALEELGIGRPSTYASIMQTIQDRGYVWKKGSALVPTFIAFAVVNLLEQHFAALVDYDFTASLEAELDEIAAGDLRRVDWLTEFYFGGGGGHAGGIAASGGLKSVIGQRLEEIDARGVNSIPLQAVAPNGDPVVVRVGRYGPYLQAGGEEGARVSIPDDIAPDELTTEKVTELLDAPSSDRTLGTDPESGFPVAVKAGRYGPYVTTLVPEGSKEQPRTASLFKTMTPETVTLEQALQLLTLPRTVGKDADGEEIQALNGRYGPYIKKGTDSRSLESEDRLFTVTLDEALAIFAQPKQRGRAAAKPPLKELGPDPVSQGQVTVREGRFGPYVTDGEHNASLRKGDDIETLTLERAAELLADRRERAPVKKKATAKKTAAKKAPAKKATAKKTTAKKTTAKKAEPAVAAAPVPAGS, via the coding sequence GTGCCGCCCACCAAGACCACGAAGTCCGCGTCGTCCACCAGCGACCGGGCGCCGCGCAAGCGCACCGCCGCGTCCGGAGGCAAGCCGCTGGTCATCGTGGAGTCCCCGGCCAAGGCGAAGACCATCGCCGGCTACCTGGGCAGCGACTACGTCGTCGAGGCCAGCATCGGGCACATCCGCGACCTGCCGCGCAACGCCGCCGACGTCCCCGCGGCGCACAAGGGCGAGTCGTGGGCGCGGCTGGGCGTGAACGTCGACAACGGCTTCGAGCCGCTCTACGTGGTGAGCCCCGACCGGCGGCAGCAGGTGTCCCGGCTCAAGCAGCTCGTCAAGGAAGCCAGCGAGATCTACCTCGCCACCGATGAGGACCGCGAGGGCGAGGCCATCGCGTGGCACCTCATCGACACGCTCAAGCCGACCGTGCCGGTGCGCCGGATGGTCTTCCACGAGATCACCCGCGAGGCCATCGCCCGCGCCGTCGCCAGCCCCCGCGAGCTGGACACCGCGCTGGTCGACGCCCAGGAGACCCGCCGCATCCTCGACCGCCTCTACGGCTACGAGGTCAGCCCGGTGCTGTGGAAGAAGGTGCTCCCCAAGCTGTCCGCCGGCCGCGTGCAGTCGGTGGCCACCCGCATCGTCGTGGAGCGCGAGCGCGCCCGGATGCGCTTCCACGCCGCCGACTACTGGAGCGTCGAGGGCACCTTCGATGTCGTCGGCCAGACCACCGGCACCGACGCCGGCGAGCCCCGCCAGCTCCAGGCGAGCCTGGTCACCGTCGACGACCGCCGGGTGGCCAGCGGCCGCGACTTCGACCCGGACACCGGCCGGGTCACCAGCGACGTGGTGCACCTCGACGAGGCCGGCGCCCGCGGGCTCGCCGCCCGGCTCGAGGGCACCCGGATGGCGGTCAGCCGGGTCGACGAGCGCCCGTACCGGCGCCGCCCCTACGCGCCGTTCATGACCTCGACGCTGCAGCAGGAGGCCGGCCGCAAGCTCGGCTGGTCCTCGGCGCAGACGATGCGCACCGCGCAGCGGCTGTACGAGAACGGCTTCATCACCTACATGCGCACCGACTCGACGAACCTGTCGGAGACGGCGCTGTCGGCGGCCCGCAACCAGGCCCGCGAGCTGTACGGCGACGCCTACGTGCCGGCCGAGCCGCGCCGCTACTCCAAGAAGGCCAAGGGCGCGCAGGAGGCGCACGAGGCCATCCGCCCCGCCGGTGACTCCTTCCGCACCCCCGGTCAGCTCGCCGGTCAGCTCGCCCGCGACGAGTTCCGGCTCTACGAGCTGATCTGGCAGCGCACCGTCGCCTCGCAGATGGCCGACGCCGTGGGCCAGACCGTCAGCGTGCGCCTGGCCGGCCGGTCGAGCAGCGACGAGGCCGTCGAGTTCGCCACCAGCGGCCGCACGATCACCTTCCCCGGCTTCCTGCGGGCCTACGTCGAGGGCAAGGACGAGGACCACAGCAACGACGACGCCGAGGCCGACGACGCCGAGCGCCGGCTGCCCCGCCTGGAGCGCGGCCAGCCGCTGGACACCCGGACGCTGGACCCGAAGGGGCACACGACCACCCCGCCGGCCCGGTACACCGAGCCCAGCCTGGTCAAGGCGCTCGAGGAGCTCGGCATCGGCCGGCCCTCCACCTACGCCTCGATCATGCAGACCATCCAGGACCGCGGGTACGTGTGGAAGAAGGGCTCGGCGCTGGTGCCGACCTTCATCGCCTTCGCCGTGGTCAACCTGCTCGAGCAGCACTTCGCGGCGCTGGTCGACTACGACTTCACCGCCTCGCTGGAGGCCGAGCTCGACGAGATCGCCGCCGGCGACCTGCGGCGCGTCGACTGGCTGACCGAGTTCTACTTCGGTGGCGGCGGCGGGCACGCCGGCGGCATCGCGGCGTCCGGCGGCCTCAAGTCGGTCATCGGCCAGCGGCTGGAGGAGATCGACGCCCGCGGCGTGAACTCCATCCCGCTGCAAGCCGTCGCCCCCAACGGCGACCCGGTCGTCGTCCGGGTGGGCCGCTACGGGCCGTACCTGCAGGCCGGCGGCGAGGAAGGCGCGCGGGTCAGCATCCCCGACGACATCGCCCCCGACGAGCTGACCACCGAGAAGGTCACCGAGCTGCTCGACGCCCCGTCCTCGGACCGGACGCTGGGCACCGACCCGGAGTCCGGGTTCCCGGTGGCGGTGAAGGCCGGCCGCTACGGGCCCTACGTCACCACCCTGGTGCCCGAGGGCAGCAAGGAGCAGCCGCGCACCGCGAGCCTGTTCAAGACCATGACGCCGGAGACGGTCACCCTAGAGCAGGCGCTGCAGCTGCTCACCCTGCCGCGGACCGTGGGCAAGGACGCCGACGGCGAGGAGATCCAGGCGCTCAACGGCCGCTACGGGCCCTACATCAAGAAGGGCACCGACTCGCGCTCGCTGGAGAGCGAGGACCGGCTGTTCACCGTCACCCTCGACGAGGCGCTGGCGATCTTCGCCCAGCCCAAGCAGCGGGGGCGTGCCGCGGCGAAGCCGCCGCTCAAGGAGCTGGGCCCGGACCCGGTCAGCCAGGGCCAGGTCACCGTGCGGGAAGGGCGCTTCGGTCCCTACGTCACCGACGGCGAGCACAACGCCAGCCTGCGCAAGGGCGACGACATCGAGACGCTCACCCTCGAGCGGGCGGCCGAGCTGCTGGCCGACCGCCGCGAGCGGGCGCCGGTGAAGAAGAAGGCGACCGCCAAGAAGACCGCGGCGAAGAAGGCCCCGGCCAAGAAGGCGACCGCCAAGAAGACGACGGCGAAGAAGACGACCGCGAAGAAGGCCGAGCCGGCCGTGGCCGCCGCGCCGGTGCCCGCGGGCAGCTGA
- a CDS encoding alpha/beta hydrolase produces the protein MTALTQVAGWDVPAVRGGVAGLDEVAARLLPWRTRLDVLGRRLGTAECWSGPAGEVAATAVVELSTVASGIAGAMGSSLIGLQGLHAAAAEAQEWAAGALATADAAGLTLDDAGRPGGLPAAPARTMAPDQLADVLAVHRAAEVAGARAEEALRAAARALGCACDARSPLDRAGVGVAVPAGFDDLTARLPPLVLPPLPLRRDPQRAATWWAGLTAAEQLAEIAARPARVGALDGLPAWARDQANRLVLAAAVAGAVHGERRVVAEVVAAQLTAHEAAGRPVQLLQFDPAADLVAVALGDLDTAAAVGVLVPGINTTPGDDLPGLLGDAAAVGRAAQAAAPGLAVATVAWLGYRPPGLATMALPHASRRGGPSLDRALDGLAAARTTAGTAPAPRTTVVAHSYGTVVAGQAVRAPGRLAADALVLLGSPGLAGGGAEQLEVDEVFGAASPADPVAWLGWFGSAPSDFSYGDVPLPAEVTEGHTDYYDPDRPTLAAIGEVVAGVGGEG, from the coding sequence GTGACCGCCCTGACCCAGGTCGCCGGCTGGGACGTGCCGGCGGTGCGCGGCGGGGTGGCCGGCCTGGACGAGGTGGCCGCCCGGCTGCTGCCCTGGCGCACCCGGCTCGACGTGCTCGGCCGCCGGCTGGGGACGGCGGAGTGCTGGTCGGGGCCGGCCGGGGAGGTCGCCGCGACCGCCGTCGTGGAGCTGTCCACGGTGGCGTCCGGGATCGCCGGGGCGATGGGCTCGTCGCTGATCGGCCTGCAGGGGCTGCATGCCGCGGCCGCCGAGGCGCAGGAGTGGGCGGCCGGCGCGCTGGCCACCGCCGACGCGGCGGGGCTGACCCTGGACGACGCGGGCCGGCCCGGGGGTCTGCCCGCCGCGCCCGCCCGGACGATGGCGCCCGACCAGCTGGCCGACGTGCTGGCCGTCCACCGGGCCGCCGAGGTCGCCGGTGCCCGCGCGGAGGAGGCGCTGCGTGCCGCGGCCCGGGCGCTGGGCTGCGCCTGCGACGCCCGGAGCCCGCTGGACCGGGCCGGGGTGGGGGTCGCCGTCCCGGCCGGCTTCGACGACCTCACGGCGCGGCTGCCGCCGCTGGTGCTGCCACCGCTCCCGCTCCGCCGCGACCCGCAGCGGGCCGCGACGTGGTGGGCGGGGCTGACCGCCGCCGAGCAGCTGGCCGAGATCGCCGCCCGGCCGGCCCGGGTGGGCGCCCTCGACGGGCTGCCGGCCTGGGCCCGCGACCAGGCCAACCGGCTCGTGCTGGCCGCAGCCGTCGCGGGTGCGGTTCACGGAGAGCGGCGGGTGGTGGCGGAGGTGGTGGCCGCGCAGCTGACCGCCCACGAGGCGGCCGGCCGGCCGGTCCAGCTGCTGCAGTTCGACCCGGCCGCCGACCTGGTGGCCGTCGCGCTGGGCGACCTGGACACCGCGGCGGCGGTCGGGGTGCTGGTGCCGGGCATCAACACCACCCCCGGCGACGACCTGCCCGGGCTGCTCGGCGACGCGGCCGCCGTGGGCCGGGCGGCGCAGGCCGCCGCACCCGGCCTGGCCGTCGCCACCGTCGCCTGGCTCGGCTACCGCCCGCCCGGCCTGGCGACCATGGCGCTGCCGCACGCGTCCCGCCGGGGCGGTCCGTCGCTGGACCGCGCCCTGGACGGGCTGGCCGCGGCGCGCACCACCGCCGGGACGGCTCCCGCGCCGCGGACGACCGTGGTGGCGCACAGCTACGGCACCGTGGTGGCCGGGCAGGCGGTGCGGGCGCCGGGGCGGCTGGCCGCCGACGCGCTGGTGCTGCTGGGCAGCCCCGGGCTGGCCGGCGGCGGAGCCGAGCAGCTGGAGGTCGACGAGGTCTTCGGCGCCGCCTCCCCGGCCGACCCGGTGGCCTGGCTCGGGTGGTTCGGCAGCGCGCCGTCCGACTTCTCCTACGGCGACGTGCCGCTGCCCGCCGAGGTCACCGAGGGCCACACCGACTACTACGACCCCGACCGGCCGACCCTGGCCGCGATCGGCGAGGTCGTCGCCGGGGTCGGTGGTGAGGGGTGA
- a CDS encoding sodium-translocating pyrophosphatase translates to MPDTELSGGDLTLVAVVLVISLAALGFAFYLSRAVMAADQGTPKMQEIARAIQEGAGAFLRRQFRTLGVFAVIVFVLLLLLPVSDGGVGTRVGRAVFFLLGAAFSASVGFIGMTLATRGNVRVAAAAAAGGHRPAFRIAFRTGGVCGMITVGLGLFGASLALLLFQETGPVVLEGFGFGGALLAMFMRVGGGIFTKAADVGADLVGKVEAGIPEDDPRNAATIADNVGDNVGDCAGMAADLFESYAVTLVAALILGQVFFGPVGMVFPLVVAAVGIIASIVGILASNPGAGDSSWMAPINRGFFTSAAVSLVLVAVASFTVLPSISDGLDVSVSPQVLGFVSVLIGIVLAATIQQLTGYFTETSRRPVKDVGRSSLTGPATVILSGISLGLESAVYAALLIGAAVYGAFLIGGAAALYAVALAGCGLLTTAGVIVSMDTFGPVSDNAQGIAEMSGEIDEEGAQVLTDLDAVGNTTKAITKGIAIATAVLAATALFGSYNASIGDALDDAGATLGDAFTLVSPNNVVGAVIGAAVVFFFSGLAISAVSRAAGRVVFEVREQFRTRPGIMDYSERPDYGAVVDICTKDSLRELATPGLLAVLAPVAVGFGLGFGPLAAYLVGAIATGTLMAVFLSNSGGAWDNAKKMVEDGAYGGKGSQAHAATVIGDTVGDPFKDTAGPAINPLIKVMNLVALLIAPAIVGMSVGDDENTTLRVLIALGATLVIVVAVVISKRRSIVVGGESDTTTSALTTSAP, encoded by the coding sequence ATGCCCGACACCGAACTGTCCGGAGGCGACCTCACCCTCGTGGCGGTCGTCCTCGTCATCTCCCTCGCCGCCCTGGGCTTCGCCTTCTACCTGTCGAGAGCCGTCATGGCCGCCGACCAGGGGACGCCCAAGATGCAGGAGATCGCCAGGGCGATCCAGGAGGGAGCCGGCGCGTTCCTGCGACGGCAGTTCCGCACGTTGGGCGTCTTCGCCGTCATCGTCTTCGTCCTGCTGCTCCTGCTCCCCGTCTCCGACGGCGGGGTGGGCACCCGGGTGGGTCGCGCCGTCTTCTTCCTGCTCGGCGCCGCGTTCTCCGCCTCGGTCGGGTTCATCGGGATGACCCTGGCCACCCGGGGCAACGTCCGGGTCGCCGCGGCGGCCGCCGCGGGCGGTCACCGGCCGGCCTTCCGCATCGCGTTCCGCACCGGTGGCGTGTGCGGGATGATCACCGTCGGACTGGGGCTCTTCGGTGCCTCCCTCGCGCTGCTGCTGTTCCAGGAGACCGGCCCGGTCGTGCTGGAGGGCTTCGGCTTCGGTGGCGCGCTGCTGGCGATGTTCATGCGGGTCGGCGGCGGGATCTTCACCAAGGCCGCCGACGTCGGCGCCGACCTGGTCGGCAAGGTCGAGGCCGGCATCCCCGAGGACGACCCCCGCAACGCCGCGACGATCGCGGACAACGTGGGCGACAACGTGGGCGACTGCGCAGGCATGGCCGCCGACCTCTTCGAGTCCTACGCCGTCACCCTGGTCGCCGCGCTGATCCTCGGCCAGGTCTTCTTCGGTCCGGTCGGGATGGTCTTCCCGCTGGTCGTCGCGGCGGTCGGGATCATCGCCTCGATCGTCGGCATCCTGGCCAGCAACCCCGGCGCCGGCGACAGCTCCTGGATGGCCCCGATCAACCGCGGCTTCTTCACCTCCGCCGCCGTCTCCCTCGTGCTGGTCGCGGTGGCGTCGTTCACCGTGCTGCCCTCGATCTCCGACGGGCTGGACGTCTCGGTCAGCCCGCAGGTGCTCGGCTTCGTCTCCGTGCTCATCGGCATCGTCCTGGCCGCGACCATCCAGCAGCTCACCGGCTACTTCACCGAGACCTCGCGCCGCCCGGTCAAGGACGTCGGCCGCAGCTCGCTGACCGGACCGGCCACCGTGATCCTCTCCGGCATCTCGCTGGGCCTGGAGTCCGCGGTCTACGCAGCGCTGCTCATCGGCGCCGCCGTCTACGGCGCGTTCCTGATCGGCGGTGCCGCGGCCCTCTACGCCGTCGCGCTGGCCGGCTGCGGGCTGCTCACCACCGCCGGGGTCATCGTCTCGATGGACACCTTCGGCCCGGTCAGCGACAACGCGCAGGGCATCGCGGAGATGTCCGGCGAGATCGACGAGGAGGGCGCCCAGGTGCTCACCGACCTCGACGCCGTCGGCAACACCACCAAGGCCATCACCAAGGGCATCGCCATCGCCACCGCCGTGCTCGCCGCGACTGCCCTCTTCGGGTCCTACAACGCGAGCATCGGCGACGCCCTGGACGACGCCGGGGCCACGCTCGGCGACGCCTTCACCCTGGTGTCGCCGAACAACGTCGTCGGCGCGGTCATCGGCGCCGCGGTCGTCTTCTTCTTCTCCGGGCTGGCGATCAGCGCGGTGTCCCGCGCCGCCGGCCGGGTGGTGTTCGAGGTCCGGGAGCAGTTCCGCACCCGGCCCGGGATCATGGACTACAGCGAGCGCCCCGACTACGGCGCCGTCGTCGACATCTGCACCAAGGACTCGCTGCGCGAGCTGGCCACCCCGGGCCTGCTCGCCGTCCTCGCTCCTGTCGCCGTCGGCTTCGGGCTCGGCTTCGGCCCGCTGGCGGCCTACCTGGTCGGCGCCATCGCCACCGGCACGCTGATGGCCGTCTTCCTCTCCAACTCCGGCGGCGCCTGGGACAACGCCAAGAAGATGGTCGAGGACGGCGCCTACGGCGGGAAGGGCAGCCAGGCGCACGCCGCCACGGTCATCGGCGACACCGTCGGCGACCCCTTCAAGGACACCGCCGGTCCGGCCATCAACCCGCTGATCAAGGTGATGAACCTGGTCGCGCTGCTCATCGCCCCCGCCATCGTCGGGATGTCGGTGGGCGACGACGAGAACACCACCCTGCGCGTGCTCATCGCCCTCGGCGCGACCCTGGTGATCGTCGTCGCCGTCGTGATCAGCAAGCGCCGGTCCATCGTGGTCGGCGGGGAGAGCGACACGACGACGAGCGCGCTGACCACCAGCGCACCCTGA
- a CDS encoding DEAD/DEAH box helicase gives MTSLRSVGLPADAPAETVEPAGGTLPGTELLASLLSGTDPEDDPVTHVHRLPVRPSRNAPWPAWVDGALRERLAERGVQEPFSHQVAAAELARAGSHVVVATGTASGKSLAYQLPALTALTEDPRACVLYLAPTKALARDQLASVAALADPSVRPAAYDGDTPTEEREWVRRHSRWIVTNPDMLHRGILPAHQRWSSTLRRVAYVVIDECHAYRGVFGSHVGHVLRRLRRICRRYGAEPVFVLASATVADPAAAASRLVGAPVTAVTDDGSPRPGATFALWEPPLTERTGEHGAPVRRSAAADAAGLLADLVEQNARTLAFVRSRRGAESVAEQARAVLRSRGRGDLVAKVDSYRGGYLPEERRELERALSTGALLGVATTNALELGIDIAGLDAVVLAGYPGTLASMWQQAGRAGRAQNESLVVFVARDDPLDHYLAHHPQAVFGRPVEATVTDPANPYVLGPQLCCAAAELPLVPDDLADFGGDVAAAQVEELVADGLLRARPAGWYWAGRGRPDVDIRGSGEPPVSIIEGATGRLLGTVDGDASHATVHTGALYVHRGETYVVDEFDVEDACAVVHPESPEWTTVARDVVDLSIVSVDRTRRLGAVTAHTGVVDVTNQVVAYQRRRLGTGEVLAEFPLDLPPRQLRTRAVWLTLDDRAVTRADVTDAALPGSLHAAEHASIGILPLLATCDRWDLGGISTALHPDTGAATIVVYDGHPGGAGFAERGYAVLREWLQATRATVASCECESGCPSCVQSPKCGNGNDPLDKAGAVRVLDVVLDELASAPELTAEEAEVTRRPAPRAGLFGTTAPVVPETDTQPEARPDAVADAPPADPDDLVF, from the coding sequence GTGACGTCCTTGCGCTCCGTCGGTCTCCCCGCCGACGCGCCGGCCGAGACGGTCGAGCCCGCCGGGGGCACGCTGCCGGGCACCGAGCTGCTCGCCTCGCTGCTGTCCGGCACCGACCCCGAGGACGACCCGGTCACCCACGTCCACCGGCTCCCGGTCCGACCCAGCCGCAACGCGCCGTGGCCGGCCTGGGTCGACGGCGCGCTGCGCGAGCGGCTGGCCGAACGGGGCGTGCAGGAGCCGTTCAGCCACCAGGTGGCCGCCGCGGAGCTGGCCCGTGCCGGGTCGCACGTCGTCGTCGCCACCGGGACGGCGTCGGGCAAGTCGCTGGCCTACCAGCTGCCCGCGCTCACCGCGCTGACCGAGGACCCGCGGGCCTGCGTGCTGTACCTCGCCCCGACCAAGGCGCTGGCCCGCGACCAGCTGGCCTCGGTGGCCGCGCTGGCCGACCCCTCGGTGCGCCCGGCGGCCTACGACGGGGACACCCCGACCGAGGAGCGGGAGTGGGTCCGGCGGCACTCGCGCTGGATCGTGACCAACCCCGACATGCTGCACCGCGGGATCCTGCCGGCCCACCAGCGGTGGTCGAGCACGCTGCGCCGGGTCGCCTACGTGGTGATCGACGAGTGCCACGCCTACCGCGGGGTCTTCGGCTCGCACGTCGGGCACGTGCTGCGCCGGCTGCGGCGGATCTGCCGCCGCTACGGCGCCGAGCCGGTGTTCGTGCTCGCGTCGGCGACCGTGGCCGACCCGGCCGCGGCGGCCAGCCGGCTGGTCGGCGCCCCGGTGACCGCGGTGACCGACGACGGGTCGCCCCGCCCCGGTGCCACGTTCGCGCTCTGGGAGCCGCCGCTGACCGAGCGCACCGGTGAGCACGGTGCACCCGTCCGGCGCTCCGCAGCCGCCGACGCCGCCGGGCTGCTCGCCGACCTGGTCGAGCAGAACGCCCGCACGCTGGCCTTCGTCCGCTCCCGGCGCGGGGCCGAGTCGGTCGCCGAGCAGGCACGCGCCGTCCTGCGGTCGCGCGGCCGGGGCGACCTGGTGGCCAAGGTCGACTCCTACCGCGGCGGCTACCTGCCCGAGGAGCGCCGGGAGCTGGAGCGCGCGCTGAGCACGGGCGCGCTGCTCGGGGTGGCCACCACCAACGCCCTGGAGCTGGGCATCGACATCGCCGGCCTGGACGCGGTCGTGCTGGCCGGCTACCCCGGGACGCTGGCCTCGATGTGGCAGCAGGCCGGCCGCGCGGGGCGGGCCCAGAACGAGTCGCTGGTCGTCTTCGTGGCCCGCGACGACCCGCTGGACCACTACCTGGCGCACCATCCGCAGGCCGTCTTCGGCCGCCCGGTCGAGGCGACGGTCACCGACCCGGCGAACCCCTACGTGCTCGGCCCGCAGCTGTGCTGCGCGGCCGCCGAGCTGCCGCTGGTGCCCGACGACCTCGCCGACTTCGGCGGGGACGTGGCCGCGGCGCAGGTCGAGGAGCTGGTGGCCGACGGTCTGCTGCGGGCCCGGCCGGCCGGTTGGTACTGGGCCGGCCGCGGGCGGCCGGACGTCGACATCCGCGGCAGCGGCGAGCCGCCGGTCTCGATCATCGAGGGCGCCACCGGCCGGCTGCTGGGCACGGTGGACGGCGACGCCTCGCACGCCACCGTGCACACCGGCGCGCTCTACGTGCACCGCGGCGAGACCTACGTCGTCGACGAGTTCGACGTCGAGGACGCCTGCGCGGTGGTGCACCCGGAGAGCCCGGAGTGGACGACCGTCGCCCGCGACGTGGTGGACCTGTCCATCGTCTCGGTGGACCGCACCCGCCGGCTGGGCGCGGTCACCGCGCACACCGGCGTCGTGGACGTCACCAACCAGGTGGTCGCCTACCAGCGGCGGCGGCTGGGCACCGGCGAGGTGCTGGCCGAGTTCCCGCTGGACCTGCCGCCGAGGCAGCTGCGCACCCGCGCGGTGTGGCTGACGCTGGACGACCGGGCGGTCACCCGTGCCGACGTGACCGACGCGGCCCTGCCCGGTTCGCTGCACGCGGCCGAGCACGCCTCGATCGGCATCCTCCCGCTGCTGGCGACCTGCGACCGCTGGGACCTCGGCGGCATCTCCACCGCGCTGCACCCCGACACCGGCGCGGCGACGATCGTCGTCTACGACGGGCACCCGGGCGGTGCGGGGTTCGCCGAGCGCGGCTACGCGGTGCTGCGCGAGTGGTTGCAGGCGACCCGGGCCACGGTGGCCAGCTGCGAGTGCGAGTCCGGCTGCCCGTCCTGCGTGCAGTCGCCCAAGTGCGGCAACGGCAACGACCCGCTGGACAAGGCCGGTGCGGTCCGGGTGCTGGACGTGGTCCTCGACGAGCTCGCCTCCGCCCCGGAGCTCACCGCCGAGGAGGCCGAGGTCACCCGGCGCCCGGCGCCGCGGGCCGGGCTGTTCGGCACCACCGCCCCGGTGGTCCCGGAGACCGACACCCAGCCCGAGGCCCGACCCGACGCCGTGGCCGACGCGCCCCCTGCCGACCCCGACGACCTCGTCTTCTGA